From the Brienomyrus brachyistius isolate T26 chromosome 23, BBRACH_0.4, whole genome shotgun sequence genome, the window GGAGAGACAGAGGCCAGCGGGCGAGTGAGGACACCCGGAGAGACAGAGGTCAGCGGGCGAGTGAGGACACCCGGAGAGACAGAGGCCAGCGGGCGAGTGAAGACACCCGGAGAGACAGAGGCCAGCGGGCGAGTGAGGACACCCGGAGAGACAGAGGTCAGCGGGCGAGTGAGGACACCCTGAGAGACAGAGGCCAGCGGGCGAGTGAGGACACCCGGAGAGACAGAGGCCAGCGGGCGAGTGAGGACACCCGGAGAGACAGAGGTCAGCGGGCGAGTGAGGACACCCGGAGAGACAGAGGCCAGCGGGCGAGTGAGGACACCCGGAGAGACAGAGGCCAGCGGGCGAGTGAGGACACCCGGAGAGACAGAGGCCAGCGGGCGAGTGAGGACACCCGGAGAGACAGAGGTCAGCGGGCGAGTGAGGACACCCGGAGAGACAGAGGTCAGCGGGCGAGTGAGGACACCCGGAGAGACAGAGGCCAGCGGGCGAGTGAGGACACCCGGAGAGACAGAGGCCAGCGGGCGAGTGAGGACACCCGGAGAGACAGAGGTCAGCGGGCGAGTGAGGACACCCGGAGAGACAGAGGTCAGCGGGCGAGTGAAGACACCCGGAGAGACAGAGGTCAGCGGGCGAGTGAGGACACCCGGAGAGACAGAGGTCAGCGGGCGAGTGAGGACACCCGGAGAGACAGAGGCCAGCGGGCGAGTGAGGACACCCGGAGAGACAGAGGTCAGCGGGCAAGTGAGGACACCCGGAGAGACAGAGGTCAGCGGAGGAGCAATCCAACTGCGGGAAAGAACCGGAGGAAGACAGACATCAGGTGGTGGCTAAGCTGTACCTTCTCACTTTCGTCATAGCTGGGGGTCCCTGGAAGCCCCCAGATGCTACTGACAGTGGACATCACGGTGAGACCCATGTCCAGGAAGAGGAGGACAATCAGGGGGACCATATGATGGGGACTCCTCTGAAAAGAGGGGACAAGCAGGGACGAGCGTCAGTGTCGAAAGACACAGCGATGTTTTGGAGCAGGCAGAATGTTATTGAAGCAAGACAGGCCAACCTCAGCCCCATACTGGCACGCCGGGCAGCTTTGGGCTCTACCTCTACCGGCTGAAACCGGCTCACTGGCACTTTATTCTGAACACAAGCTGCCCCCACCCGGGCTGGTGACCATACTCAGGAGAGATAGGGGCGCGGGAGGGGACACAGCGGCCTCCCACTCTACATTTTCTTCATCACCGACACATACATCCGCTCTTGCGCACACAAACATGCCGCTGGCAGCTAGGACAGAGATCACAGGCAGGCTTTATTTGACTTTCCTTATGCAGAATTTAAAAGTACATCTGTGTACGACAGAcgttgaggagggggggggggaacccgaCTGCCTGGAAAGACTGCAAGGTTTTTTATGTTCCACCACAGTCATAAATACTGAAACAAGTTCTCCTTTTGCACATCTCGAAATACTGAACAAATATTGATGTGGTGGGATGGCGGAGCCAAAAGCATCTCATACATGCGGGGTCTTGTCAGAAAGCCTGCTTCTTTCCAGGCGTGTTGTGAGTGCAGTCTGtctgactgagagggggccccaGGAAAATCAATCGGGGAATAATATAGATGCCGGCCCGGCTTTCTCTATGAGCTCCagaggtttctttttttaaatgtgctgtGTGTTGGTGTAATGAGACATGGAGTGATAGGGATGATGGGGTGACAGGGAGTGATGGGGGTGATAGCGGGTGATAGAGGGTGCTAGGGATAGTGATACAGGGTGACAGGACACATGCTCAGAGTATGGggaggtgtggggggaggggcccaGAAGTCTGTTTAAACAATCGTCCAGTCACCAAACAGGAGACACTCACTTTGTACAGGCCGACCAGGGCAGAGATGCTGGAGAGGGTCATCATGACCAGCAGGAGGATGTTGGAGGTGACGTCAACTGAAGAGAGCGGAGAAGAAAGCTGCCATATGCCATCTAGAACTTCCACATGATTTTCAAATCTCACCAAAGTTTTCTTAGAATCATTTTATGCCACGTATTTTAGAGTAAAAGTGATAGTGATCTTTTTTTAACACAAAGTAGCAGTAAAGGTGCAAAGTATGCGAGAATGTCATATCTCTGCAGTAAACACTACAGAAGTACGTGCATCCGGACAGGAGGCTTACACATCTGCTGTCCCCGAGAGACCTGCTCAGAGGCGCCCAGACCGCAGAAGTTCCACCCGGTGATAAGGCTAGCCGCTGTGAGGGCCAGAACCAGCAGCGAGGAGCCCTGCGGACCACACAGAGGTACATGAGCATACGCACCCCACAAAAATGGAGGTATTACAGTCAATAGAATAAGGAAGAAATTCATTTTAGCAGATCTGCATGGAGCTGGGCTGAGATATTGAGTAAAAACActaaagagagagacagacagaaaaaCAAATGGAGATAAAGGGAGAGAAACTGCTAGAGAGAGACTTGCACAGAGAGGAGTGAGCGTCATGCAGCCGTGCTGCTGGTAGAGATGTGCTAAACTGAGGAGAGGGTGATCAGAGAGAGTGAGACGCGGAGCTGAAGCAGCACATGCTGCCGACTCCCACAGCGTGAACGTGTCCGAAGGAGGCTCACAGATCTACAGCTATTCCTGCCAGCATCACCTATAGCTGCCATTGAGACAGGATGATGAGTCACTCAACCAGAACATACCAACTGGACTCTGGGCAACTGGACTGCCCATGTCCCATGTCTTCTCAATTTCCAGACCTTCTGGACCAATGTTTAAAGAGTTTCTTTTggtgagggggtgaggggggggggagctgattGCAGATAATTTGCCGCTGAGCCCCCCCCATGAGGTGAAGCTCATTCATGTCACTCCATCTTCCAGCATCTCACCAACACTTATCGTTATCGGCCTCCCACGAGCACATTTCTTACTAAATAATCCCATGACGCACATctcgcggggggagggggggcacagctGCTCGAGGGTTCACAGCAGGAATTAGAAGTGCATGTAAACCCAGCCTTCAGTGCGAAAATGGCCGACTTCCTGTTGTGTAATCATTGCGTTTCGCTTTACTTCACCGTAGTCAACGCAGAACTATGCTCAAGGCCCAGTAAACAGCTACATGATCTTGCTAAAACGCCCCGTCGAGGCTATAAATGATTTCGGGTCGTCTGCTGGTGCAACATGGTGGATCCAGCCTCTCGGAAGCAGCCACATTTCTGTGATCCGCCTGCAGTCCGATGTACAGCCTTTAGACAGAATCGTGTGACACGCCAACAACACGCAGTCCAGAGCGTTTCTCTGGCCGGAAATGCCAGTGGGAGGGGTTGGAGGAGAACGAGCAGACTCTTTAAAGATAACAGGAAGGGTTAGGGAGCAAAACCAAGTCAGTGACACAGCGCTTCGCAGAATGCCTTCACTGAACGCACACGTCGAAGCAGCTACGGGGTCCAGCTAGGTCTTCCTAATAAAGCCGTCACAACACCCATTGAAACCAAATCGCAAgaaatgcacacacacccacatgcgCTGCACtggtataaatgtatataacaCAGAAAAGAAGAAGCAGGCTAACAGACCAGTTCCGGTAGATTATCAGAAGAGTGTGAAATTGCATTTGAGCTCATTACTGCCCGGTTCTTCGGTTACCGTGTGTATTTACATAAAAAGAGGAACCAACGTTTCAAGTTACTATCTCTTAATAGGACATACAAAAATCGCTCCCTCCCAGAGCCAAGGGGCCTGGTTGTCGATGTCAAAGCTGCTTTTAAGTTGCATTCATTTATACACAGTTAACAAATCAAAAGCGAAAGCAGCCAAGGAACAGGCAGCGCTGCGACAGTAACAGGGCGGCTGTGACAGAACCGTGCCAGCGGGGTGTGAGGAGCATGCAGTGTGCCGAAGCCCTACAGGAGGAAGAGCGAATGGAGGCGCAAACTGGTTACCAGGTAGTAGAGGACGATGCCGGTGCTGGCGGAGCGGACATGGcagcagaggctgcgg encodes:
- the LOC125718818 gene encoding mtp family protein isoform X1; the protein is MSEASSLHLALYSRSLCCHVRSASTGIVLYYLGSSLLVLALTAASLITGWNFCGLGASEQVSRGQQMFLDGIWQLSSPLSSVDVTSNILLLVMMTLSSISALVGLYKRSPHHMVPLIVLLFLDMGLTVMSTVSSIWGLPGTPSYDESEKTYLTTQRELNPRIVARFSLAFGILFVLYLLMKVFMVNTLLRCYFVMKAEGQERTVCEKSVLVDLPTYEEAIKLPSKDPPLTVQGP
- the LOC125718818 gene encoding mtp family protein isoform X2 produces the protein MSEASSLHLALYSRSLCCHVRSASTGIVLYYLGSSLLVLALTAASLITGWNFCGLGASEQVSRGQQMFDVTSNILLLVMMTLSSISALVGLYKRSPHHMVPLIVLLFLDMGLTVMSTVSSIWGLPGTPSYDESEKTYLTTQRELNPRIVARFSLAFGILFVLYLLMKVFMVNTLLRCYFVMKAEGQERTVCEKSVLVDLPTYEEAIKLPSKDPPLTVQGP